A window of Ignicoccus hospitalis KIN4/I contains these coding sequences:
- a CDS encoding TFIIB-type zinc ribbon-containing protein, whose translation MSAIAGGGTLKCPVCGSTYVVQNEMGDLVCASCGTVLQESREVSFDSFEGYGSDNKPIVSRGALTVSLHDKGLGSVIDIKDIHNFRFKKMAKLHSRLKIGDDKESFIADVKKGIEEYSSLIARTFGTPLGKQIVANAHAVSDKIYDLLPKEYRKKDIEYRRKVGLAIILAVIKECGSYIPPEVVLNKLGLDSEEQKTVKELYVLVHDAIVHGGTKGSKEKVLKCNTTTREKLTKVTEALLNFLELHSGLQLPRKTLALETIHKISNAFIKAKKDSLGSKYISSYVGGAIYLTLRILAIDQKSMLTQEEIAKALGRGSNAIRNAYTEIVDNVLVIVEVPAKPAKNKSRKSGKADGSRR comes from the coding sequence ATGAGCGCGATCGCCGGAGGCGGTACCCTCAAGTGCCCCGTCTGTGGGAGTACCTACGTAGTTCAAAACGAGATGGGCGATTTGGTCTGCGCTAGCTGCGGGACAGTGTTGCAAGAGTCGCGCGAAGTCAGCTTCGATTCGTTCGAGGGGTACGGGAGCGATAACAAACCGATAGTCAGCAGGGGCGCTCTGACCGTTAGCCTCCATGACAAGGGCTTGGGAAGTGTCATAGATATTAAGGATATACACAACTTCAGATTCAAGAAAATGGCAAAGCTCCATAGCCGCTTGAAGATAGGCGATGACAAGGAGAGCTTCATAGCGGATGTCAAGAAGGGTATTGAAGAATACTCTTCGCTCATAGCGAGGACTTTCGGAACTCCCCTCGGTAAGCAGATAGTTGCGAACGCACACGCCGTTTCCGACAAGATATATGACTTGCTCCCGAAAGAATACAGGAAGAAGGATATAGAGTACAGGAGGAAGGTAGGGCTCGCCATAATATTAGCCGTGATAAAGGAGTGCGGCTCTTATATACCTCCGGAAGTGGTGCTTAACAAGCTCGGCTTGGACTCTGAAGAGCAGAAAACGGTCAAGGAGCTCTACGTATTAGTGCACGACGCCATAGTCCACGGCGGGACGAAGGGGAGCAAGGAGAAGGTGTTGAAATGTAATACTACGACGAGAGAGAAGTTAACCAAAGTAACAGAAGCCTTGCTCAACTTCCTCGAGCTGCACTCCGGGCTGCAGCTCCCGAGGAAGACTCTCGCGCTGGAAACTATACATAAGATTTCCAACGCTTTCATAAAAGCGAAGAAGGACAGCCTGGGGAGTAAGTACATTAGCTCATACGTGGGCGGCGCGATCTATTTGACGTTGCGCATCTTAGCCATAGACCAAAAGTCCATGCTGACCCAAGAAGAGATAGCGAAGGCTTTGGGTAGGGGCTCGAACGCTATCAGAAACGCGTACACGGAGATAGTCGACAACGTTCTAGTAATTGTGGAAGTGCCGGCGAAGCCCGCGAAAAATAAATCTAGGAAGTCCGGGAAGGCAGACGGGTCGCGGCGTTGA
- a CDS encoding dinucleotide-utilizing protein: MSVALVGSKRLNKHLIKLLKDDQDVQKLYLCCMNYKDVGSLVDEKTVIVDEDKVFKLKPNVVVEDIGAKRALDIIRKSLESCAHVVVVSAAVFSEKKVVEEVEALSGECKRYAVVPFGALPAMDALEALSLDSLKDVSIWIRRSPEQLSNILREAGLEPEGLNLPVTVYEGSALEELIKVKEDINTLMAAVLAGRLDPTTKIIADNMVSGSEYKIKMTSEVAEIEVKAKYKVLDKISEIMIYSVYRAVKRLLKGWGVVVL, from the coding sequence TTGTCAGTGGCGCTCGTGGGCTCGAAGCGACTAAACAAGCATCTGATAAAACTGTTAAAAGATGACCAAGACGTTCAGAAGCTTTACCTATGCTGTATGAACTACAAGGACGTGGGTTCGTTGGTCGACGAAAAGACGGTAATAGTTGACGAGGACAAAGTATTCAAGCTAAAACCGAACGTAGTGGTTGAAGATATAGGGGCTAAGAGGGCTTTAGACATAATAAGGAAGTCCTTGGAGAGCTGCGCCCACGTAGTGGTGGTTAGCGCCGCAGTGTTCTCCGAGAAGAAGGTAGTGGAGGAGGTGGAGGCGTTGAGCGGGGAGTGCAAGAGATACGCCGTCGTGCCCTTCGGAGCGCTGCCCGCCATGGACGCGCTGGAAGCCCTCTCCCTAGACTCGCTAAAGGACGTGTCCATATGGATTAGGAGGAGCCCCGAACAGCTGAGCAACATCTTGCGGGAAGCCGGCTTGGAGCCCGAGGGGCTGAACTTACCCGTCACGGTCTACGAAGGCTCGGCGCTCGAGGAACTGATTAAGGTAAAGGAAGACATAAACACCTTAATGGCTGCAGTCTTGGCCGGGAGGCTCGACCCTACTACCAAAATAATTGCAGACAACATGGTGTCCGGCTCGGAATACAAGATCAAGATGACTTCAGAAGTAGCCGAAATAGAGGTCAAGGCTAAGTACAAAGTCCTAGATAAGATAAGCGAAATAATGATTTATTCCGTCTATAGGGCCGTCAAGAGGTTGCTGAAGGGTTGGGGAGTGGTGGTCCTCTGA
- a CDS encoding KH domain-containing protein, with protein MSASPMRFYLGLPPETLRKLMKRKDLLEEAMRLTKTNIRIEGGRVIIEPTDESTSLDLLNAKNLLQAIALGFDIETASLLLRDEYVMEIIDLRDVLFSRKDDKELRRILGRVIGKHGKAKRNIEEIAKVKLSISDGIIAIIGEYENVEAAKRAIEELIEGKMHSTVYRNLETSMRYLKRRNLTRYWEEFP; from the coding sequence TTGAGCGCGTCCCCGATGAGGTTTTACTTAGGCCTTCCGCCCGAAACCTTGAGAAAGCTGATGAAGAGAAAGGACCTCCTCGAAGAAGCCATGAGGCTAACCAAGACCAATATAAGAATAGAAGGGGGGAGGGTTATAATAGAGCCTACGGACGAGAGCACCTCTTTAGACCTCTTAAACGCCAAGAACTTGTTGCAAGCAATAGCTTTGGGCTTCGACATTGAGACCGCCTCGCTACTCTTGAGGGACGAATATGTAATGGAAATAATCGACCTCCGTGACGTTTTGTTCAGTCGTAAGGACGACAAGGAACTGAGGAGGATCTTGGGGAGGGTTATAGGGAAGCACGGCAAGGCCAAGAGGAATATAGAGGAAATAGCTAAAGTCAAGTTGAGTATATCTGACGGCATAATAGCGATAATAGGAGAGTACGAAAACGTGGAGGCCGCGAAGAGGGCTATAGAGGAGTTAATAGAGGGGAAGATGCACTCGACCGTCTACCGGAACTTGGAGACCTCGATGAGGTACCTAAAGAGGCGTAACCTAACGAGATATTGGGAAGAGTTCCCTTAA
- a CDS encoding 6-carboxytetrahydropterin synthase: protein MTLTCISVEEKFPAAHYTNPRLSPAGTLHGHNWRVKVTVCKEGVSAWVVDAVKLREALNDIIDPLRFSLLVPETDAKLWLGPKGLKELLEEALGIRVRVAVLPYPIVSGEIVAHYVCSRIKDEIDADCCKVEVEESPGEVATYDECAFTS from the coding sequence TTGACCCTTACGTGCATTAGCGTTGAAGAGAAGTTCCCCGCCGCCCACTATACCAACCCCCGTCTGAGCCCCGCGGGCACCCTTCACGGCCACAACTGGCGAGTGAAGGTCACCGTCTGTAAGGAGGGGGTCAGCGCTTGGGTCGTGGACGCGGTCAAGTTGCGCGAGGCCCTCAATGATATAATAGATCCTTTGCGCTTTAGCTTGCTGGTACCCGAGACTGACGCCAAGCTGTGGCTGGGGCCGAAGGGCCTAAAGGAGCTCTTGGAAGAGGCATTGGGAATAAGAGTTAGGGTGGCCGTTCTACCATATCCGATAGTGTCAGGAGAGATAGTAGCGCATTACGTATGTTCCCGCATCAAGGACGAGATCGACGCGGACTGTTGTAAGGTCGAGGTGGAGGAGTCGCCCGGAGAGGTGGCGACGTACGACGAGTGTGCCTTCACCTCGTAA
- a CDS encoding MraY family glycosyltransferase encodes MTPTLFAGTSFLVALITSYFVTLKWIDAAKRRDLVGRDVNKPYTVYVPEAGGVGFVMGFSMGALASVALGTFLVDRSSWCLYVLAALNTVLMAAFIGFIDDVLGWKKGLSHRAKVLSTLPIAIPLMAIKAGVSVMCLPLIGCLNLGILYPLLIVPVGVVGATNAFNMIAGLNGLEAGMALIILSTLGVLAYTHGNLAALIISISAVGAALGFLKLNWYPARVFPGDVLTYSVGSVIATVAVVGNMEGPALILFLPYFLELALYLYGKKNGVEKESWGRPVGECLEVPYDKPYSVTHLAMKALKALKGCAKEKEVVELILLVEAALAVIVLYLYS; translated from the coding sequence TTGACGCCAACGCTGTTCGCCGGCACGTCCTTCTTGGTGGCGCTTATAACGTCATACTTCGTAACGTTGAAGTGGATAGACGCCGCCAAGAGGAGGGACTTGGTAGGCCGCGACGTCAACAAGCCTTACACCGTCTACGTCCCGGAGGCCGGCGGAGTGGGCTTCGTAATGGGGTTCTCCATGGGCGCGCTGGCGTCGGTCGCTCTAGGGACGTTCTTAGTCGATAGGAGCTCTTGGTGCCTATACGTCTTAGCGGCGCTCAACACGGTTCTGATGGCAGCGTTCATAGGTTTTATTGACGATGTCTTGGGGTGGAAGAAGGGATTAAGTCATAGGGCTAAGGTCCTCTCAACCCTTCCCATAGCTATACCTTTAATGGCAATAAAGGCGGGCGTCAGCGTTATGTGTTTGCCCTTGATAGGTTGTTTGAACTTAGGGATCTTGTACCCCCTCTTGATCGTCCCCGTCGGCGTGGTGGGCGCCACTAACGCGTTTAACATGATAGCAGGGCTCAACGGGTTGGAAGCTGGAATGGCCTTAATAATACTCTCAACTTTGGGTGTTTTAGCCTATACCCACGGAAACCTCGCAGCTTTAATTATATCCATATCAGCAGTAGGAGCTGCCTTGGGCTTTTTGAAGCTAAATTGGTACCCGGCGAGGGTGTTCCCGGGCGACGTCTTAACGTATTCAGTGGGCTCCGTCATAGCTACCGTAGCCGTAGTAGGGAACATGGAGGGCCCGGCGCTAATACTCTTCTTACCCTACTTCTTGGAGCTTGCGCTATACTTATACGGAAAGAAGAATGGAGTAGAGAAGGAGAGTTGGGGAAGGCCAGTGGGCGAATGCCTAGAGGTTCCGTACGACAAGCCCTACAGCGTGACGCACCTCGCTATGAAGGCTCTAAAAGCCTTGAAGGGGTGCGCGAAGGAAAAGGAGGTCGTTGAGCTCATACTTCTCGTCGAAGCAGCGCTAGCCGTTATAGTGTTGTACCTATACAGTTAA
- a CDS encoding diphthine--ammonia ligase — translation MLTSGGKDSNYAAHWAALHGFEICCLLTLKPPEDSELLQFSAVETVGLQAKAMGVEWIFEEGEEGAVRDLMVAARERGASYLVSGALLSDYQRQRLGYFAKEAGLVPVNPLWRVDQEKYMRMLIRHGFEFILVRVAAEGLGPEFLGRVITAEDVEEIIRRARRYGFNPAFEGGEAETLVLRAPLYKKKIYVEGEVVKRGPGDWVYVIRRAELRDL, via the coding sequence GTGTTGACCTCCGGAGGCAAGGACAGTAACTACGCCGCTCACTGGGCGGCGCTTCACGGCTTCGAAATATGTTGTTTGCTAACCCTTAAGCCTCCCGAGGACTCCGAGCTCCTCCAGTTCAGCGCGGTAGAGACAGTGGGCTTACAAGCCAAGGCGATGGGCGTCGAGTGGATCTTCGAGGAGGGGGAAGAGGGCGCGGTAAGGGACCTAATGGTCGCGGCCCGAGAGCGGGGGGCGAGCTACTTGGTCTCGGGGGCCTTGCTTTCCGACTACCAGAGGCAGCGCTTAGGGTACTTCGCGAAGGAAGCGGGCCTCGTTCCGGTCAACCCCCTCTGGAGGGTAGACCAAGAGAAGTACATGAGGATGCTCATTAGACACGGCTTCGAGTTCATCCTAGTGAGGGTCGCCGCCGAAGGCTTGGGGCCGGAGTTCCTAGGAAGGGTAATAACTGCTGAAGACGTAGAGGAAATAATAAGGCGCGCGAGGAGGTACGGCTTCAACCCAGCCTTCGAGGGCGGCGAGGCGGAAACGCTGGTATTGAGAGCTCCTTTATATAAAAAGAAGATATACGTTGAAGGCGAAGTAGTCAAGAGGGGACCCGGGGACTGGGTATACGTAATTAGGAGGGCCGAATTAAGAGATCTATAA
- a CDS encoding RNA-protein complex protein Nop10 — protein sequence MKFLMKKCVRCGRYTFKDVCPVCNGQTTVPHPPRFSPEDKYVKYRVLAKLTKERPSSEGSTLSS from the coding sequence ATGAAGTTCTTAATGAAGAAGTGTGTGAGGTGTGGCAGGTACACCTTCAAGGACGTCTGCCCGGTGTGTAACGGACAGACGACAGTACCCCACCCGCCGAGGTTCAGTCCAGAAGACAAGTACGTTAAGTACAGAGTCCTAGCCAAGCTTACCAAGGAACGTCCTTCAAGTGAAGGTAGTACGCTATCAAGTTAG
- a CDS encoding CDP-2,3-bis-(O-geranylgeranyl)-sn-glycerol synthase, whose amino-acid sequence MDYLNAIVQVITYLVMYYAPAMVANASPVFVGRGTPLDFGKRFWDGRRLLGDGKTWEGLMVGMLFGSTIACAESVLLDSPALYVYGLMAVLGALIGDIVSSFFKRRIGLERGAPLPLVDQLDFYVGATAFMIAVGWKPEWKLVALGAIIIVILHKLTNLIAYYLHLKDVPW is encoded by the coding sequence TTGGACTATCTAAACGCAATAGTACAAGTGATAACGTATCTCGTCATGTATTACGCCCCAGCTATGGTGGCCAACGCTTCTCCGGTCTTCGTGGGGAGGGGCACTCCTCTCGACTTCGGGAAGAGGTTCTGGGACGGGAGGCGCTTGCTAGGTGACGGCAAGACGTGGGAGGGACTAATGGTCGGAATGTTGTTCGGTTCGACTATAGCGTGCGCAGAGTCAGTCCTATTGGACTCGCCCGCCTTGTACGTGTACGGCCTAATGGCGGTCCTCGGGGCTCTAATAGGGGATATAGTCTCTTCATTCTTTAAAAGGAGAATCGGCTTGGAGAGGGGCGCTCCCCTACCTCTGGTCGACCAACTCGACTTCTACGTAGGAGCTACTGCCTTCATGATTGCAGTCGGGTGGAAGCCCGAGTGGAAGCTGGTGGCGCTGGGTGCAATAATAATAGTTATACTACACAAGCTGACTAACTTGATAGCGTACTACCTTCACTTGAAGGACGTTCCTTGGTAA
- a CDS encoding translation initiation factor IF-2 subunit alpha, with translation MPKKRLPRVGELVVATVREVFDYGAYVTLDEYDDLEAYLPWSEVASRWVRNIRQVLKENQKIVCKVIRVNKKRGTVDLSLKKVTDSERKRKMYMYKRFKKGENLLKLVAEALGEDYDKLYNMLEPHIQKHFGDLLGVFEEAALGGEEVLTKLGIPEEVAKAITEVAKTHIKIKPAKVVGMAILQSFAPDGVDRIRRTLMSAYDFIKGDEINVRVYTVGAPRYMVEVTALDYKTAGKTLEAVGEKILEEAKAEGLEVAKFEQVGRK, from the coding sequence ATGCCCAAGAAGAGGTTGCCCAGAGTGGGAGAACTAGTCGTCGCGACAGTCAGAGAGGTGTTCGACTACGGCGCTTACGTCACCCTGGACGAGTATGACGACTTGGAAGCTTACCTCCCTTGGAGCGAAGTGGCGTCCAGGTGGGTTAGGAACATAAGGCAAGTCTTGAAGGAAAACCAAAAGATAGTTTGCAAAGTCATAAGGGTAAATAAGAAGAGGGGGACGGTCGACCTCTCGCTAAAGAAGGTGACGGATTCCGAACGAAAGAGAAAGATGTACATGTATAAGAGGTTTAAGAAAGGAGAAAACTTGTTGAAGTTGGTAGCCGAAGCTCTCGGCGAGGACTACGACAAGTTATACAACATGTTGGAACCCCACATCCAGAAGCACTTCGGTGACTTGCTGGGAGTGTTTGAGGAGGCCGCCTTAGGAGGGGAGGAAGTGCTAACCAAGCTGGGCATTCCGGAAGAAGTGGCAAAGGCTATAACAGAAGTTGCGAAGACTCACATAAAGATAAAGCCGGCGAAAGTAGTAGGCATGGCCATATTGCAGTCCTTCGCGCCGGACGGAGTCGACCGTATCAGGAGGACCCTCATGAGCGCTTACGACTTCATCAAGGGTGACGAGATAAACGTGAGGGTGTATACTGTGGGGGCGCCTAGGTACATGGTAGAGGTGACGGCTTTAGATTACAAGACCGCGGGGAAGACGCTCGAGGCCGTGGGAGAGAAGATCCTTGAAGAGGCGAAAGCAGAGGGGTTAGAAGTGGCTAAGTTCGAACAGGTGGGAAGGAAATGA
- the hisF gene encoding imidazole glycerol phosphate synthase subunit HisF, translating to MPLTKRIIPCLDVKDGRVVKGVSFQNLRDAGDPVELAAYYQEQGADEIVFLDISATPEGRETMIEVVRRTAENLSIPLTVGGGVRSLEHIEKLLKAGADKVSINTAAVKNPLLITAAAEEFGSQAVVVAIDAKRKGNGWEVYVSAGKVPTGLDAVEWAKKAEELGAGEILLTSIDYDGTQNGYDLELTRAVSEAVKIPVIASGGAGELEHFYAVLTEGKADAALAASVFHYGKFTVGDVKKYLIQRGVPVRPCCW from the coding sequence TTGCCGCTAACTAAGAGAATAATCCCTTGTTTGGACGTAAAGGACGGTAGGGTCGTGAAGGGCGTGAGCTTCCAGAACTTGAGGGACGCCGGGGACCCGGTAGAGCTGGCCGCGTACTATCAAGAACAAGGCGCCGACGAGATAGTCTTCTTGGACATATCCGCCACCCCCGAAGGGAGGGAAACGATGATTGAGGTAGTAAGGAGGACTGCGGAAAACCTCAGCATTCCCCTGACCGTCGGCGGAGGGGTCCGGAGCTTGGAGCATATAGAAAAACTGCTCAAGGCCGGCGCGGACAAAGTAAGCATAAACACCGCCGCCGTGAAGAACCCCTTGCTAATAACTGCGGCCGCGGAGGAGTTCGGCTCCCAAGCAGTGGTCGTCGCGATAGACGCTAAAAGAAAGGGAAACGGGTGGGAGGTTTACGTCAGCGCGGGCAAGGTGCCTACGGGGCTGGACGCAGTCGAGTGGGCGAAGAAGGCGGAGGAGTTAGGGGCCGGTGAGATACTCCTTACCTCAATAGACTACGACGGGACCCAGAACGGGTACGACTTAGAACTGACGAGGGCGGTAAGCGAGGCAGTCAAGATACCGGTAATAGCTTCTGGAGGCGCCGGCGAGCTCGAACACTTCTACGCAGTTCTAACTGAAGGGAAGGCTGACGCGGCACTGGCGGCGAGCGTTTTCCACTACGGTAAGTTCACCGTCGGAGATGTCAAAAAATACCTAATTCAGCGCGGAGTGCCGGTAAGGCCTTGTTGTTGGTAG
- the hxlB gene encoding 6-phospho-3-hexuloisomerase: MKYLLDTMREIATFIYFASKMLKEHQVEEFTNLLVKIYNTPNSKVLVMGAGRSGLVARAFAMRLMHLGYNAYVLGDTIVPSVREGDVVIAISGSGSTKLVLAAAEAAKQVGATVVVLTSYPNSPLGKLADVVVEIPGRTKLSKSQDYFSRQILGQHEPLAPLGTLFEITVQAFLDSLVVELMNRLGKSEEDLRMQHANIEL, translated from the coding sequence ATGAAGTACTTACTCGACACCATGAGGGAAATTGCCACATTTATATACTTCGCGAGCAAGATGTTGAAGGAGCATCAGGTTGAAGAGTTCACGAACTTGTTAGTGAAGATCTATAACACTCCCAACAGTAAGGTATTAGTAATGGGAGCCGGTCGCAGCGGCCTAGTGGCTAGGGCCTTTGCTATGAGGTTGATGCACCTAGGTTACAACGCTTACGTGCTGGGGGACACCATAGTTCCTAGCGTGAGAGAGGGGGACGTGGTAATTGCCATCTCTGGCTCGGGGAGCACCAAGCTCGTGTTGGCCGCGGCCGAGGCGGCCAAGCAAGTGGGGGCGACAGTTGTGGTCCTCACCAGCTACCCCAACTCCCCCTTAGGGAAGTTGGCCGACGTAGTGGTGGAAATACCCGGGAGGACTAAGTTGTCGAAATCGCAAGACTACTTCTCCCGCCAGATCCTCGGCCAGCACGAGCCCCTCGCCCCACTCGGAACGCTCTTCGAGATAACGGTCCAAGCCTTCTTGGACAGCTTGGTGGTAGAGCTCATGAACAGGCTGGGTAAGAGCGAGGAAGACTTAAGAATGCAGCACGCCAACATAGAGCTGTGA
- a CDS encoding L-fucose isomerase, translated as MNVLRASYQGLSEECRGDGGLTVVEVLTGGSERYALEAYDACKPKAFALVAGPSRNALAAALEAAAALPKAGVFFVKSAEEREEAFKVLTRLDKFFGARIALVGQKAPWLVAPGYTEEDLRNIFDAKIESIKKSLIVEKFEEVKDDEVKDLVESIGVGATKVEVSREDLVKAAKLHVALSETLKGYKALSISCFELMKDVAVTPCLSVALLNSANVPTACEGDTNSLLAQVLSYAARGRVGGIFNLDYLDAKLVAFAHCTAPLTLLDRYDLTYHYETGLPLAIRGYVSKGKEITSIRLSKLGHELLEGLTVEGEELDACRTQIWAELEGEPSLIGNHRVVVDGRIKRVLSQLIRSLGLHKV; from the coding sequence TTGAACGTACTGCGCGCGAGTTACCAAGGCTTGAGCGAGGAGTGCCGTGGCGATGGCGGGCTAACAGTAGTGGAGGTGCTCACCGGCGGCTCCGAAAGGTACGCGCTCGAGGCTTACGACGCGTGCAAGCCAAAGGCCTTCGCGTTGGTTGCCGGACCTTCGAGGAACGCCTTGGCTGCAGCGCTAGAGGCGGCGGCCGCGCTACCCAAGGCCGGAGTATTCTTCGTGAAGTCAGCTGAGGAGAGGGAAGAAGCGTTCAAGGTCCTCACCAGGCTGGACAAGTTCTTCGGCGCCCGGATAGCCTTGGTGGGCCAGAAGGCCCCTTGGTTGGTCGCGCCCGGGTACACGGAGGAAGATCTGAGGAATATCTTCGATGCTAAGATTGAATCCATCAAAAAGTCGTTAATAGTCGAAAAGTTCGAAGAGGTGAAAGATGACGAAGTGAAGGACTTAGTCGAGTCGATCGGAGTGGGCGCCACTAAGGTTGAAGTGAGCCGCGAGGACCTAGTCAAGGCCGCTAAGCTGCACGTGGCCCTAAGCGAGACCTTAAAGGGGTACAAGGCGCTCTCGATAAGTTGTTTCGAATTGATGAAGGACGTTGCCGTAACGCCTTGCTTAAGCGTGGCCTTGTTAAACTCCGCCAACGTGCCCACGGCGTGTGAGGGCGACACTAACTCCTTGCTTGCACAAGTTTTGAGTTACGCCGCCAGAGGGAGGGTGGGGGGCATCTTCAACTTAGATTACTTAGACGCGAAGTTGGTCGCCTTCGCCCACTGTACCGCGCCCTTGACTTTGTTAGATCGGTACGACCTCACGTATCACTACGAGACGGGCCTCCCTCTCGCGATCAGAGGGTACGTTAGCAAGGGCAAGGAGATTACTTCGATACGGCTGAGCAAGCTCGGCCACGAGCTGCTAGAGGGTCTTACCGTAGAGGGCGAGGAGCTGGACGCGTGTAGGACACAGATATGGGCTGAGCTGGAGGGCGAGCCTAGCCTCATAGGTAACCATAGAGTCGTAGTAGACGGGAGGATAAAGCGAGTCTTGTCCCAGCTCATTCGCTCCCTCGGACTCCATAAAGTTTAG
- a CDS encoding 50S ribosomal protein L21e: MVKAPKGWRHRTRHIYRKRVREKGAVPPLSLVLIDYKPGDKVIIDPNPAIWSGLPHRRFCGKVGEVVGKRGKAYLVKVRDGDVYKTIIVRPEHLRPFKQ, from the coding sequence TTGGTAAAGGCCCCGAAGGGGTGGAGGCACAGAACTAGGCACATTTATAGAAAAAGGGTGAGGGAGAAGGGCGCTGTTCCCCCGCTGAGCTTGGTGCTGATCGACTACAAGCCGGGCGACAAGGTGATAATAGACCCGAACCCGGCAATATGGTCGGGCTTGCCCCACAGGAGGTTCTGCGGGAAGGTGGGCGAAGTGGTGGGCAAGCGAGGAAAGGCGTACCTAGTGAAGGTCAGGGACGGCGACGTATACAAGACCATAATAGTTCGTCCAGAACACCTAAGGCCTTTCAAGCAGTAA
- a CDS encoding signal recognition particle subunit SRP19/SEC65 family protein, whose protein sequence is MTLKKYKGKYVILWPQYFDSSLSRKEGRRVPRELAVARPSQKELLEVAAALGLEAKPLEGKYPREWWNKEGPVLVEKRGSKREVITLLAKELRRRRYGK, encoded by the coding sequence ATGACGTTAAAGAAGTATAAGGGGAAGTACGTTATTTTATGGCCACAGTACTTCGATTCCTCCTTGAGCCGGAAGGAGGGACGTCGGGTCCCCCGGGAGCTCGCGGTGGCGAGGCCCTCCCAGAAGGAACTGTTAGAGGTCGCCGCTGCCTTGGGTTTGGAAGCCAAGCCGCTGGAGGGTAAGTACCCTAGAGAGTGGTGGAACAAGGAGGGCCCCGTCTTAGTTGAGAAGAGGGGGAGCAAGCGCGAGGTGATAACGTTACTGGCCAAGGAACTGCGGAGGAGGAGGTACGGGAAGTAG
- a CDS encoding 30S ribosomal protein S8e: MGVYHGPDLKKITGGKKRRHRKVKRKYWMGRYPTNTTLAENEKRKIERVRGGNIKVRLRYAAYANVVDPNENVAKKVKILRVLETPANKELARHGIIVKGTKIETELGVAVVTSRPGQDGVINAVLIERK; this comes from the coding sequence TTGGGCGTGTACCACGGCCCGGACTTGAAGAAGATAACTGGCGGCAAGAAGAGGAGACACAGAAAGGTCAAGAGGAAGTACTGGATGGGTCGTTACCCAACCAACACTACCTTAGCTGAGAACGAGAAGAGAAAGATAGAGAGGGTAAGGGGAGGTAACATCAAGGTGAGGCTCAGGTATGCCGCCTATGCTAACGTGGTTGACCCCAACGAAAACGTCGCGAAAAAGGTGAAGATACTGAGAGTTCTAGAAACTCCAGCCAATAAGGAGTTAGCGAGACACGGCATCATTGTTAAAGGAACCAAGATAGAGACCGAGCTGGGCGTCGCGGTGGTCACCTCCCGGCCGGGTCAAGACGGAGTGATTAACGCAGTGTTAATAGAGAGGAAGTGA
- a CDS encoding nucleoside monophosphate kinase produces the protein MTAGLPGSGKGTFAEVAKALGIPVIVMGDIVREEAKKRNLELTSDNLAKVAAELRAKHGKDVLAKLVIDRIEREYKESCVVLVDGCRAPEELETFKRYTKVIVVAIEAPFELRAERLSSRARADDRGNVVEILKKRDEKEIELGVKKIMEMADFIIPNTRDVEDFVERAKLLLKGVLKEACDA, from the coding sequence GTGACGGCCGGCCTCCCGGGGTCCGGGAAGGGCACCTTCGCCGAGGTCGCTAAAGCGTTGGGCATACCAGTAATAGTTATGGGCGACATAGTAAGGGAAGAGGCGAAGAAAAGGAATTTGGAGCTCACATCCGACAACTTGGCCAAGGTAGCCGCTGAATTGAGGGCTAAGCACGGCAAGGACGTACTGGCCAAATTGGTGATTGACAGAATAGAGAGAGAATACAAAGAGAGCTGCGTAGTCCTCGTGGACGGTTGTAGAGCCCCCGAAGAACTGGAGACGTTTAAGAGGTACACAAAGGTGATAGTCGTCGCCATCGAAGCGCCCTTCGAGCTGAGGGCGGAAAGGCTCTCCTCCAGGGCGCGCGCGGACGACCGAGGGAACGTAGTGGAAATATTAAAAAAGAGAGACGAAAAGGAGATAGAGCTTGGCGTCAAGAAAATCATGGAGATGGCAGATTTCATAATTCCTAACACTAGGGACGTAGAGGACTTCGTAGAGCGGGCGAAGCTCCTCTTGAAGGGCGTTCTCAAGGAAGCTTGTGACGCGTAA